From the Lathyrus oleraceus cultivar Zhongwan6 chromosome 4, CAAS_Psat_ZW6_1.0, whole genome shotgun sequence genome, one window contains:
- the LOC127136933 gene encoding kinesin-like protein KIN-12A translates to MVLDIFEHVGVPLVENCLAGFNSSVFAYGQTGSGKTYTMWGPANSLAEENVAKEQQGLTPRVFERLFARIKEEQTKHSDQQLNYQCNCSFLEIYNEQVTDLLDPSQRNLQIREDVKSGVYVENLTENQVSTMEDVTQ, encoded by the exons ATGGTC CTTGACATTTTTGAGCATGTTGGGGTTCCTTTGGTGGAGAATTGTTTGGCTGGTTTCAATAGTTCTGTCTTTGCTTATGGACAG ACGGGGAGTGGGAAAACGTATACTATGTGGGGTCCTGCCAATTCTTTGGCTGAAGAAAATGTAGCAAAAGAGCAACAAGGACTTACACCCCGTGTTTTTGAGAGACTGTTTGCGCGCATAAAGGAA GAGCAAACAAAGCATTCTGATCAACAGCTCAATTATCAGTGCAACTGCTCTTTTCTTGAG ATATACAATGAACAGGTCACAGATCTGTTGGATCCGAGTCAAAGGAACCTTCAG ATTAGAGAAGATGTCAAATCAGGTGTGTATGTTGAGAATCTTACAGAGAATCAAGTGTCTACAATGGAGGATGTTACTCAGTAA